A window from Peromyscus eremicus chromosome 5, PerEre_H2_v1, whole genome shotgun sequence encodes these proteins:
- the Cmtr2 gene encoding cap-specific mRNA (nucleoside-2'-O-)-methyltransferase 2, protein MSKRRKLPVQQSPSSETFGPDVLADVFELFAKNFSYCKPLNNEWQLPAPTEAFTCDHTEFSAFLDLKNSLNEVKNLLSDKKLDEWHQHTSFTNKAGKIISHVKKAVNAELCTQAWCKFQEILCSFPLIPQEAFQNGKLNSLHLCEAPGAFIASLNHYLKSHRFPCEWSWVANTLNPYHEANDNLRMIMDDRLIANTLHCWYFGPDNTGDIMSLKYLTGLEDVLSGMSTVHLVTADGSFDCQGNPGEQEALVSPLHYCEVVTALTTLGNGGSFVLKMFTLFEHCSVNLMYLLNCSFEQVHVFKPATSKAGNSEVYVVCLCYKGREAVRPMLSRMVLNFGTEMTRKALFPHHVIPKSFLERHEECCTFFHRYQLETISENIRLFECMGKGEQEKLNNLRDCAVQYFMQKFQLKPLSRSHWLVKKSNIGCSTNTKWFGQRSKYFKTYNERKMLETLSWKDKVAKGYFNSWAEEHAVYHPGQNSLLEGATSNLECHSWHILEGKKLPKVKCSPFCDGEILKTLNEAVEKSSGEALSLDSKCRSPQQCLCCHVFSEELILSELFSLTKCLQAEQVVEPSNPVKCLLVGSPAVCDFTMHTPLEVHLLESIDLMTFSCSLLHDGDPTYQHLFLDCLLHSLKQLHTGDVMVLPVLSCLTRFMAGLIFVLHSCFRFVTFSCPTSSEPLRTCAVLLCIGYQNLPNPVFEYLQNVNELLSTLLHSNAPQQVLQFVPMEVLLQGTLLNFLWDLNAAIAKRHLHLIIQGERDKVISSLEL, encoded by the coding sequence ATGAGTAAGCGCAGAAAGCTACCAGTTCAGCAATCCCCAAGTTCTGAGACCTTCGGCCCAGATGTGCTTGCTGATGTTTTTGAGCTCTTTGCCAAGAACTTTTCATACTGTAAGCCCCTTAATAATGAGTGGCAGTTACCAGCTCCCACTGAGGCGTTCACCTGTGACCACACAGAGTTCAGTGCTTTTCTTGACTTGAAGAACTCCCTAAACGAAGTGAAAAACCTCCTGAGTGACAAGAAACTGGATGAGTGGCACCAGCACACTTCTTTCACCAACAAGGCAGGGAAAATCATTTCTCATGTGAAAAAGGCTGTGAATGCAGAACTTTGCACTCAAGCCTGGTGCAAATTCCAGGAGATTTTGTGCAGTTTTCCACTTATTCCTCAGGAAGCTTTTCAGAACGGAAAACTTAATTCTCTGCACCTCTGTGAAGCTCCAGGAGCTTTCATAGCTAGTCTCAATCATTACTTAAAATCCCACCGGTTCCCCTGTGAATGGAGTTGGGTAGCTAATACCCTGAATCCATACCATGAGGCAAACGACAATCTTAGGATGATCATGGACGACCGGCTAATTGCAAATACCCTGCACTGTTGGTACTTTGGCCCAGATAACACTGGTGATATCATGAGCCTGAAATACCTGACTGGACTTGAGGATGTCCTCAGCGGCATGTCTACTGTGCACTTGGTCACTGCGGATGGGAGTTTTGATTGCCAGGGAAACCCAGGTGAACAGGAAGCTTTGGTCTCTCCTTTGCATTATTGTGAGGTTGTCACTGCTCTGACCACTCTTGGAAATGGCGGCTCTTTTGTTCTAAAGATGTTTACGTTGTTTGAACATTGTTCTGTAAACCTCATGTACCTGCTGAATTGTTCCTTTGAGCAAGTCCATGTCTTCAAACCTGCTACTAGCAAGGCGGGAAACTCAGAGGTCTATGTGGTGTGTCTCTGCTATAAGGGAAGAGAAGCTGTCCGTCCTATGTTGTCTAGGATGGTGTTGAATTTTGGGACTGAGATGACCAGGAAAGCGCTCTTCCCCCATCATGTGATCCCCAAATCTTTTCTGGAGCGACATGAAGAGTGCTGTACATTCTTTCATAGGTACCAGTTAGAGACTATTTCTGAAAACATTCGTCTGTTTGAGTGCATGGGGAAGGGGGAACAAGAGAAACTGAATAATTTAAGGGATTGTGCTGTACAATATTTTATGCAAAAATTTCAACTGAAGCCTCTTTCTAGAAGTCACTGGCTTGTTAAAAAATCCAATATTGGTTGTAGTACAAACACAAAATGGTTTGGACAGAGGAGCAAGTATTTTAAAACCTATAATGAACGGAAGATGCTGGAAACCCTTTCATGGAAAGATAAAGTAGCCAAAGGATACTTCAATAGTTGGGCGGAGGAACATGCCGTGTATCATCCTGGGCAAAATTCCCTCTTAGAAGGGGCTACTTCTAATCTTGAATGCCACTCATGGCATATTTTAGAAGGAAAGAAACTGCCGAAGGTGAAGTGTTCTCCTTTCTGTGATGgtgaaattttaaagactcttAATGAAGCCGTTGAGAAGTCCTCAGGGGAAGCTTTGAGCCTGGATTCCAAGTGCAGGTCCCCACAGCAGTGCCTCTGCTGCCACGTTTTTTCAGAAGAATTGATATTATCCGAGCTGTTTAGCCTTACCAAGTGCCTTCAGGCTGAGCAGGTTGTGGAACCCAGCAACCCAGTAAAGTGCCTGCTTGTGGGTTCCCCGGCTGTCTGTGATTTCACAATGCACACGCCGCTGGAAGTCCACCTGTTGGAATCCATCGACCTCATGACCTTCAGCTGTTCGTTGCTTCACGATGGTGACCCGACATACCAGCATCTGTTTTTGGATTGCCTTCTACACTCGCTGAAGCAGCTTCATACAGGAGATGTAATGGTTTTGCCTGTACTCTCTTGCTTAACAAGATTTATGGCTGGCTTGATCTTTGTTCTCCATAGCTGTTTTAGATTTGTCACGTTTTCTTGTCCCACGTCCTCTGAGCCCCTCAGGACCTGTGCAGTCCTGCTCTGCATTGGTTACCAGAACCTTCCAAATCCAGTGTTTGAGTATCTGCAGAATGTTAACGAGTTGTTGAGCACCTTGCTCCATTCTAACGCACCCCAGCAGGTTTTGCAGTTTGTGCCAATGGAGGTGCTCCTTCAGGGGACACTGCTTAACTTTTTGTGGGATTTGAATGCTGCCATTGCTAAACGGCATTTGCATTTGATTattcaaggagagagagacaaagtCATCAGCAGCCTTGAGTTATAA